One Hordeum vulgare subsp. vulgare chromosome 4H, MorexV3_pseudomolecules_assembly, whole genome shotgun sequence DNA window includes the following coding sequences:
- the LOC123447244 gene encoding LOB domain-containing protein CRL1-like: MALGRPLHPNHPQQQQQRSPQHRRQQRSGRPPSDPAVITDRLMSMTGLGSPCGACKFLRRKCARGCVFAPYFCHEQGAAHFAAIHKVFGASNVSKLLAHLPISDRAEAAVTVSYEAQARLRDPVYGCVAHIFALQQQVMTLQAQLASLKAHAPPAPQGMQQHQDDVKGYVGGGAADQYGHGAYQWYNGNGAAAQQQCAYGGNGGAVAGHDSITALLSGSAASDYMMYHALEQSASDDDRHAAAAAFEAADQSSFGTEESGWRSSSGYQDCEDLQSVAYAYLNRS, encoded by the coding sequence ATGGCGCTCGGCCGGCCATTGCACCCCAACCatcctcagcagcagcagcagcgatcACCGCAGCACCGGAGACAACAACGATCAGGTCGGCCGCCGAGCGATCCAGCGGTCATCACCGATCGGTTGATGAGCATGACGGGACTGGGTTCGCCGTGCGGGGCGTGCAAGTTTCTGCGTCGCAAGTGCGCGCGCGGGTGCGTCTTCGCGCCCTACTTCTGCCACGAGCAGGGCGCGGCGCACTTCGCCGCCATCCACAAGGTGTTCGGCGCCAGCAACGTCTCCAAGCTCCTGGCGCACCTGCCCATCTCCGACCGCGCCGAGGCCGCCGTCACCGTCTCCTACGAGGCGCAGGCCCGGCTGCGCGACCCCGTCTACGGCTGCGTCGCCCACATCTTCGCGCTCCAGCAGCAGGTCATGACCCTGCAGGCGCAGCTCGCCTCGCTCAAGGCGCACGCCCCGCCGGCGCCGCAAGGGATGCAGCAGCACCAGGACGACGTCAAGGGCTACGTGGGAGGCGGCGCGGCGGATCAGTACGGGCACGGCGCCTACCAATGGTACAACGGCAACGGCGCGGCCGCGCAGCAGCAGTGCGCGTACGGCGGCAATGGTGGCGCCGTGGCCGGGCACGACTCCATCACCGCGCTCTTGTCCGGGTCGGCGGCCTCCGACTACATGATGTACCACGCGCTCGAACAGTCGGCGTCGGACGACGACAGGCATGCCGCGGCGGCGGCCTTCGAGGCGGCGGACCAGTCGTCGTTCGGGACGGAGGAGAGCGGGTGGAGGTCGTCGTCGGGGTACCAAGACTGCGAGGACCTGCAGAGCGTGGCGTATGCTTACCTTAATCGCTCGTAA
- the LOC123447243 gene encoding LOB domain-containing protein CRL1-like — MAGAGVTTTGSPCGACKFLRRRCAAECVFAPYFCAEDGASQFAAIHKVFGASNAAKLLQQVAPGDRSEAAATVTYEAQARLRDPVYGCVAHIFALQQQVAALQAQVAHARTQAQLGAAATAMHPLLQQQAWQQAAAAEHDHHSITSTQSSSGCYSGAHQRSDGSSLHGAEMYACGYGEQEEGSY, encoded by the coding sequence ATGGCCGGCGCGGGAGTGACGACGACGGGGTCGCCATGCGGGGCGTGCAAGTTCCTGCGGCGCAGGTGCGCGGCGGAGTGCGTGTTCGCGCCCTACTTCTGCGCGGAGGACGGCGCGTCGCAGTTCGCGGCCATCCACAAGGTGTTCGGCGCCAGCAACGCGGCCAAGCTGCTGCAGCAGGTGGCCCCCGGGGACCGGAGCGAGGCGGCCGCCACGGTGACCTACGAGGCGCAGGCCCGGCTGCGCGATCCCGTCTACGGCTGCGTCGCCCACATCTTCGCGCTGCAGCAGCAGGTGGCGGCGCTGCAGGCGCAGGTGGCGCACGCCAGGACGCAGGCGCAgctgggggcggcggcgacggccatGCACCCGCTGCTGCAGCAGCAGGCGTGGCAGCAGGCGGCCGCCGCGGAGCACGACCACCACTCCATCACGTCCACGCAGAGCAGCTCCGGCTGCTACAGCGGCGCCCACCAGCGCTCCGACGGGTCATCGCTGCACGGCGCCGAGATGTACGCATGCGGCTACGGCGAGCAGGAGGAAGGCAGCTACTAA